The following coding sequences are from one Aethina tumida isolate Nest 87 chromosome 2, icAetTumi1.1, whole genome shotgun sequence window:
- the LOC109599760 gene encoding uncharacterized protein LOC109599760, with product MQVEVLPKMIVKTVFLVSIYILGLEAHGVYKMYDVQQQGPYIQYPLNYVPNNGQYQYMQTRQSHSVSCCLLKQCRNGQCRETFTCGKGCPAVFTQPSTNMELPHVEQPNTQDLFNLMRNPGFVQATPTKDNQPKPSVSFNFETNPNLNPNTPKQNNQPKPYPSFVETKDDVPETQTIPGIFGEPTPQKTTPKPKEKVTTKPPKKEECPKPDAIQFPKEDTQDYGATPGYDKKKSYVYDKCDKGKCERIEKKCDTCPDPFDLSFRLYNVKKDCFNCYHMPCVPPK from the exons ATGCAAGTCGAAGTACTTCCTAAAAtg ATTGTCAAGACTGTATTCCTAgtttctatttacattttggGACTGGAGGCTCATGGAGTATACAAAATGTACGATGTGCAACAACAAGGACCTTATATACAATATCCACTCAATTATGTGCCAAACAATGGACAATACCAATATATGCAAACTAGGCAATCACATTCAGTGAGCTGTTGTTTACTTAAACAATGTAGAAATGGACAATGTCGAGAAACTTTCACATGTGGAAAAGGTTGTCCAGCTGTTTTCACACAACCTTCAACAAATATGGAATTACCACACGTAGAACAACCAAATACTCAAgacttgtttaatttaatgagaaACCCAGGATTTGTTCAAGCAACACCCACAAAAGATAATCAACCAAAGCCTTcagtttcattcaattttgagACCAATCCAAATTTGAACCCGAACACTCCCAAACAAAACAATCAACCAAAACCATATCCAAGCTTTGTTGAAACTAAGGACGACGTTCCCGAAACGCAAACCATTCCAGGCATCTTTGGAGAACCGACTCCACAAAAAACTACACCAAAACCCAAAGAAAAAGTTACAACTAAACCACCGAAGAAAGAAGAGTGCCCGAAACCAGATGCGATCCAATTTCCGAAAGAGGACACCCAAGATTACGGAGCAACTCCGGGATACGATAAAAAGAAAAGTTACGTGTATGATAAATGTGACAAAGGGAAGTGCGagagaattgaaaaaaaatgtgatacGTGCCCGGATCCATTCGACCTTTCATTTAGATTGTACAATGTTAAAAaggattgttttaattgttatcaCATGCCCTGTGTGCcacctaaataa